One segment of Acidovorax sp. DW039 DNA contains the following:
- the proC gene encoding pyrroline-5-carboxylate reductase, with the protein MSTTSAPASAPASASTLPVIAFIGGGNMASAIIGGLIHQGLPASQIEVVEPWAEAREALRKHYGIEAQAEAGPALQRAGIVVWAVKPQTFKDAAAQAKAHTQQALHLSVAAGIRSDSIAQWLATERIVRTMPNTPALVGKGMSALYARPAVTPAERQSVEAIMASTGEFLWVEEEKQLDAVTALSGSGPAYVFYFLEAMTRAGVGLGLSEQQAHQLAVGTFVGASELARRSDEPPAVLRQRVTSKGGTTYAALQSMEGDGVATAFERAMQAACQRADELGNEFGK; encoded by the coding sequence ATGAGCACCACCTCTGCACCCGCTTCTGCACCCGCTTCTGCATCCACCCTGCCCGTCATCGCCTTCATCGGCGGCGGCAACATGGCCAGCGCCATCATTGGTGGGCTGATCCACCAAGGGCTGCCTGCCAGCCAGATTGAGGTGGTAGAGCCTTGGGCCGAAGCACGCGAGGCGCTGCGCAAGCACTACGGCATTGAAGCCCAAGCCGAGGCGGGCCCCGCCCTGCAGCGCGCAGGCATCGTGGTCTGGGCCGTCAAGCCCCAAACCTTCAAGGACGCTGCTGCCCAGGCCAAAGCGCACACGCAGCAAGCGCTGCACCTGAGCGTAGCCGCAGGCATCCGCTCTGACAGCATCGCACAGTGGCTGGCCACCGAGCGCATCGTGCGCACCATGCCCAACACGCCCGCCCTGGTGGGCAAGGGCATGAGCGCGCTCTACGCCCGCCCTGCCGTCACACCGGCTGAGCGCCAAAGCGTGGAAGCCATCATGGCGTCCACAGGCGAGTTTTTGTGGGTGGAAGAGGAGAAACAGCTCGACGCAGTGACGGCCCTCTCCGGCTCCGGCCCGGCCTATGTCTTTTACTTCCTGGAAGCCATGACCCGCGCAGGCGTGGGCCTGGGCCTGAGCGAGCAGCAGGCGCACCAACTGGCCGTGGGCACGTTCGTGGGGGCCTCCGAACTGGCCCGCCGCTCCGACGAGCCCCCAGCCGTGCTGCGCCAGCGTGTCACGTCCAAGGGCGGCACCACCTATGCGGCGCTGCAGTCCATGGAGGGGGATGGCGTGGCAACCGCATTCGAGCGCGCCATGCAGGCCGCCTGCCAACGCGCCGACGAACTGGGCAACGAGTTTGGCAAATAA
- a CDS encoding VWA domain-containing protein, whose translation MALTLDLNKSQQALVLNLTKAGVTELPKVDVAFVMDVSGSFDDEHRQGVTNDLLTRLIPWAALFDPDQKMEVYTFSNGPRNVHHAADVSAKNYAGYVQREIIGCPGYMGATDYSYVLERVLTDFGWMTEKPKSFLSRLFGGGGETPAPAAKPRQTLIFFVTDGESADEARTTALLSASQARGDGVYFHFLGVSNQSAQFPYIQGLGDKFSNVGFTAVNKVRQWVQQSDDAINQSLISDELVAWLKAGR comes from the coding sequence ATGGCGCTCACCCTGGACCTGAACAAATCACAACAAGCCCTGGTGCTCAACCTGACCAAGGCGGGCGTCACTGAACTGCCCAAAGTGGACGTGGCGTTTGTGATGGATGTGTCGGGATCGTTTGACGACGAGCACCGCCAAGGCGTGACCAACGACCTGCTCACGCGCTTGATTCCCTGGGCTGCGCTGTTTGACCCGGACCAGAAGATGGAGGTCTACACCTTCTCCAACGGCCCGCGCAACGTGCACCACGCCGCCGATGTGAGCGCCAAGAACTACGCGGGCTACGTGCAGCGCGAAATCATTGGCTGCCCCGGCTACATGGGCGCGACCGACTACTCCTACGTGCTGGAGCGGGTGTTGACCGACTTCGGGTGGATGACGGAAAAGCCCAAGAGCTTTCTGAGCCGCTTGTTCGGCGGCGGCGGTGAAACCCCGGCACCTGCCGCCAAGCCCCGCCAGACGCTGATTTTCTTTGTGACCGACGGCGAAAGCGCTGACGAGGCCCGAACCACCGCGCTGCTGTCTGCATCGCAGGCGCGGGGGGACGGGGTGTACTTCCACTTCCTGGGGGTGAGCAACCAGTCCGCCCAGTTCCCCTACATCCAGGGCCTGGGGGACAAGTTCAGCAACGTGGGTTTCACGGCGGTGAACAAGGTGCGCCAGTGGGTGCAGCAATCGGACGATGCCATCAACCAGTCGCTCATCAGCGATGAACTGGTGGCCTGGCTGAAGGCCGGGCGGTGA
- a CDS encoding TerD family protein — protein MALELKLSKPGDAAPKLSLNLAKPARFTVELSWDSAHDLDTHALLATNGGSGAKVTSFDQVLSTYNAKKTNPQGVLTTNADGSFSTPEGGITHSGDARTGVNLDVDETLSIDGSKIPAGVNEIPIFVTIHAAGAANFSSVKNAGIRIKNDQGLVLGEYLLSNEFGPFNAVQMGSLLLDGSGWHYLAAGSGFNGDFNFILSHFS, from the coding sequence ATGGCCCTGGAACTCAAGCTCTCCAAGCCCGGCGATGCCGCCCCCAAACTGTCGCTGAACCTGGCCAAGCCTGCGCGCTTCACGGTGGAGCTGTCCTGGGATTCGGCGCACGACCTGGACACCCACGCGCTGCTGGCCACCAACGGCGGCAGTGGTGCCAAGGTCACCAGTTTTGACCAGGTGCTGAGCACCTACAACGCCAAAAAGACCAATCCCCAAGGCGTGTTGACCACCAACGCCGACGGCTCGTTCTCGACGCCTGAGGGCGGCATCACCCACTCGGGCGATGCGCGCACTGGCGTGAACCTGGATGTGGACGAAACCCTGTCGATTGACGGCAGCAAGATCCCTGCAGGGGTGAACGAGATTCCGATCTTTGTGACCATCCACGCGGCGGGTGCGGCCAATTTTTCGTCGGTGAAAAATGCCGGAATCCGCATCAAGAACGACCAGGGCCTGGTGCTGGGCGAGTACCTGCTGTCCAACGAATTTGGTCCCTTCAATGCCGTGCAGATGGGCAGCCTGCTGCTGGATGGCAGCGGCTGGCATTACCTGGCCGCAGGCAGCGGCTTCAATGGCGATTTCAACTTCATCCTGTCGCACTTTTCCTGA
- the ubiA gene encoding 4-hydroxybenzoate octaprenyltransferase, whose translation MSPHTVSTRSRFSLYLDLIRWDRPAGWLVCLWPTLSALWIAADGFPGWHLLIVFVLGTILMRSAGCCVNDVADRDFDKHVKRTAQRPVTTGAVSVKEALGLGAVLALVSFGLVLTTNTAAILWSVPAVLVAIAYPFTKRIIAMPQAVLGIAFNFGIVIAFAAVQGTVPAVAWWMWLGNLFWVLAYDTEYAMVDRDDDLKIGIKTSAITLGRFDVAGIVLFYLLFIGIWAVALADKALGAIFYIAIAAALAQAAWHFTLIRTRTREGCFKAFRINHWLGATVFAGITGSYLLRQ comes from the coding sequence ATGTCGCCGCACACTGTCTCTACACGCAGCCGTTTTTCGCTCTACCTCGATCTGATCCGCTGGGACCGCCCCGCAGGCTGGCTGGTGTGCCTGTGGCCCACGCTCAGCGCGCTGTGGATTGCGGCCGATGGCTTTCCAGGCTGGCACCTGCTCATCGTGTTTGTGCTGGGCACCATCCTCATGCGCAGCGCGGGCTGCTGCGTGAACGACGTGGCCGACCGTGACTTTGACAAACACGTCAAGCGCACGGCGCAGCGGCCGGTGACCACCGGCGCCGTGAGCGTGAAGGAGGCGCTGGGCCTCGGCGCGGTGCTCGCGCTGGTGTCGTTTGGCCTGGTGCTCACCACCAACACGGCCGCCATCCTCTGGTCGGTGCCTGCCGTGCTGGTGGCCATTGCCTACCCGTTCACCAAGCGCATCATTGCCATGCCGCAGGCGGTGCTGGGCATTGCATTCAACTTTGGCATCGTCATCGCGTTTGCCGCCGTGCAGGGCACCGTGCCTGCCGTGGCGTGGTGGATGTGGCTGGGCAACCTGTTCTGGGTGCTGGCCTATGACACCGAATACGCCATGGTGGACCGCGACGACGACCTCAAGATCGGCATCAAGACCTCGGCCATCACCCTGGGGCGTTTTGATGTGGCAGGCATCGTGCTGTTCTACCTGCTTTTCATAGGTATTTGGGCTGTAGCGCTTGCTGATAAAGCGCTGGGTGCTATTTTTTATATAGCAATAGCTGCGGCGCTGGCCCAGGCCGCGTGGCACTTCACATTGATCCGTACCCGCACCCGTGAAGGCTGTTTCAAAGCATTCCGTATCAACCACTGGCTGGGTGCGACGGTGTTTGCCGGCATTACGGGCAGCTACCTGCTGCGCCAGTAA
- a CDS encoding response regulator: MPHTLTSQSSTRFTVPRGVLAGFLIAALATVLIALVNFRTAQVRAHAVEAMDETTVTMRHLNLFLSSLKDAETGQRGYLLTGDDTYLQPYNLSLSAMERNMVRLKELTDDNAVQRRLVLQIDDLRHEKLRELGETIELRRSKGQEAAVAVTRNDSGRVMMDRIRDLASDLSTLLNQQLENDRKQWVEAAAMSTYYSWGGSFVLLVLICLSAAANAREYRLKAQQSWVAAGLNGLSQRIQGDHRLEDLGQLTLEYLAQYLRAAVGAGYVADCNGALTLFGGYALPRERLEQRLLPGEGLVGQAARSRQMLHVRDVPAGHLMVSSSTGQSAPTELLLAPAIENGEVFAVIELGFHRPLTEPERTLMERASGILAVAIRAGIDRNRLEALLEETQRQSEELQTQQEELRVSNEELEQQSRILQESQAQMEVQQTELEQTNAHLEAQTQQLEYQREQLLRAQSAMTDKARELELASQYKSEFLANMSHELRTPLNSTLILAKLLSDNKPGNLSAEQVKYAQTIYAAGNDLLALINDILDLAKIEAGQATVSVETVTLSKALQTLIDPLRPLAQEKGLTLTATVAPDAPATLDTDPQRLGQVLKNLLSNALKFTEKGSVALHVSHNPDDTLSFAVKDTGIGIPAHQQELIFEAFHQADGSTHRKYGGTGLGLSISRDLAQLLGGSIHVHSTPGEGSVFTLVLPQKLVPPSPEAAPAPAHAAAPVVAPAPSAPALPPVAVPVAPAAPRRAGARSILVIEDDVRFAQILSDLAREMDFDCHLAHNAADGLAYAMHSLPSAIVLDVNLPDFSGLGVLDQLKRNPATRHIPVHVVSVADYSQEALGRGAVGYALKPVKRDELVHALQRLEAKFTQNLRRVLVVEDDERQRESVRHLLTNDDVEIVGAGTAAEALAHLRGSTFDCMVMDLNLPDLSGYELLQQMTEQDGVSFPPVIVYTGRALSRDEEQQLRRFSKSIIIKDARSPERLLDEVTLFLHQVESELSAEHRQMLQVARNRETALEGRNVLVVEDDVRNVFALSSILEPTGIRVEIARNGLEALQALERAGSGGQPAIDLVLMDIMMPEMDGYTAMREIRSRPEWRRLPIIALTAKAMKDDQEKCLAAGANDYIAKPLDVEKLLSLVRVWMPK; encoded by the coding sequence ATGCCGCACACCTTGACCTCTCAGTCCTCTACGCGCTTTACCGTCCCTCGCGGAGTGCTGGCGGGCTTCCTGATTGCTGCCCTCGCCACGGTACTGATCGCGCTGGTGAATTTCCGCACCGCCCAGGTGCGTGCGCACGCTGTGGAAGCCATGGACGAAACCACGGTGACCATGCGCCACCTCAACCTGTTCTTGTCCTCGCTAAAGGACGCCGAGACCGGGCAGCGCGGCTACCTCCTGACGGGGGACGACACCTACCTGCAGCCCTACAACCTGTCGCTGAGCGCCATGGAGCGCAACATGGTGCGCCTCAAAGAGCTGACGGACGATAACGCCGTGCAGCGCCGCCTAGTACTGCAGATCGATGACCTGCGCCACGAAAAGCTGCGCGAGCTGGGCGAAACCATTGAACTGCGCCGCTCGAAGGGCCAGGAAGCAGCAGTAGCCGTGACGCGCAACGACTCGGGGCGGGTGATGATGGACCGCATCCGCGACCTGGCGTCGGACCTGTCCACGCTGCTGAACCAGCAGCTGGAGAACGACCGCAAGCAATGGGTGGAGGCTGCGGCCATGTCCACCTACTACTCCTGGGGCGGCTCGTTCGTGCTGCTGGTGCTCATCTGCCTGTCGGCCGCCGCCAATGCGCGGGAGTACCGTCTCAAGGCGCAGCAGTCCTGGGTGGCGGCCGGCCTCAACGGACTGAGCCAGCGCATCCAGGGCGACCACCGGCTGGAAGACCTGGGCCAGCTCACACTCGAATACCTGGCGCAGTACCTGCGCGCCGCCGTGGGGGCGGGCTACGTGGCCGACTGCAATGGCGCACTCACCCTGTTTGGGGGCTACGCCCTGCCCCGCGAGCGGCTGGAGCAGCGCCTGCTGCCCGGCGAGGGTCTGGTGGGCCAGGCGGCACGCTCGCGCCAGATGCTGCATGTGCGCGATGTGCCCGCCGGGCACCTGATGGTGTCGTCCAGCACCGGCCAGTCCGCACCCACCGAGCTGCTGCTGGCACCCGCCATCGAGAACGGCGAAGTCTTTGCGGTGATCGAGCTGGGCTTTCATCGCCCGCTGACGGAGCCCGAGCGCACCCTGATGGAACGTGCCTCGGGCATCCTGGCGGTGGCGATCCGCGCGGGTATTGACCGCAACCGCCTGGAGGCCTTGCTGGAAGAAACCCAGCGCCAGTCCGAAGAGCTGCAGACCCAGCAAGAGGAGCTGCGCGTGAGCAACGAGGAGCTGGAGCAGCAAAGCCGCATCCTGCAAGAGTCGCAGGCCCAGATGGAGGTGCAGCAGACCGAGCTGGAGCAGACCAACGCCCACCTGGAGGCGCAGACACAGCAACTGGAATACCAGCGCGAGCAACTGTTGCGTGCCCAAAGCGCCATGACGGACAAGGCCCGCGAGCTGGAGCTGGCCAGCCAGTACAAGAGCGAGTTCCTGGCCAACATGAGCCACGAGCTGCGCACACCGCTCAACTCCACCCTGATCCTCGCCAAGCTGCTGTCTGACAACAAGCCGGGCAACCTGAGCGCCGAGCAGGTGAAGTACGCGCAGACCATTTACGCTGCGGGCAATGACCTGCTGGCCCTGATCAACGACATTCTGGATCTGGCCAAGATCGAGGCCGGCCAGGCCACCGTGTCGGTGGAAACGGTGACGCTGTCCAAGGCGCTGCAAACCCTGATCGACCCGCTGCGCCCGCTGGCGCAGGAGAAGGGACTGACGCTCACGGCCACCGTTGCGCCCGACGCCCCCGCTACGCTGGACACCGACCCGCAGCGCCTGGGGCAGGTGCTGAAGAACCTGCTGTCCAACGCGCTCAAGTTCACCGAAAAGGGCTCGGTGGCGCTGCATGTGTCGCACAACCCGGACGACACCCTGTCGTTTGCCGTGAAGGACACGGGCATCGGCATCCCGGCGCACCAGCAGGAACTGATCTTCGAGGCCTTCCACCAGGCCGATGGCAGCACGCACCGCAAATACGGGGGCACAGGCTTAGGCCTGTCGATCTCGCGCGACCTGGCGCAGCTGCTGGGCGGATCGATCCACGTGCACAGCACGCCGGGCGAAGGCAGCGTCTTCACCCTGGTGCTGCCCCAGAAGCTGGTGCCACCGTCGCCGGAAGCGGCGCCTGCTCCAGCCCACGCGGCGGCACCGGTCGTCGCACCGGCTCCTTCGGCCCCGGCTTTGCCGCCTGTGGCTGTACCAGTTGCACCCGCAGCCCCCCGCCGTGCGGGCGCGCGCAGCATCCTGGTGATCGAGGACGACGTGCGCTTTGCGCAGATCCTGAGCGACCTGGCGCGGGAGATGGACTTTGACTGCCACCTGGCCCACAACGCGGCCGACGGCCTGGCCTATGCAATGCACAGCCTGCCCAGCGCCATCGTGCTGGACGTGAACCTGCCCGACTTCTCGGGCCTGGGCGTGCTCGACCAACTCAAGCGCAACCCGGCCACGCGCCACATCCCTGTGCACGTGGTCTCGGTGGCCGACTACTCCCAAGAGGCCCTGGGCCGGGGCGCCGTGGGCTACGCCCTCAAACCCGTCAAGCGCGACGAGCTGGTGCATGCCCTGCAGCGGCTGGAGGCCAAGTTCACCCAGAACCTGCGGCGCGTGCTGGTGGTGGAAGACGACGAGCGCCAGCGCGAGAGCGTGCGCCACCTGCTCACCAACGACGATGTGGAGATCGTGGGTGCCGGCACGGCGGCCGAGGCGCTGGCGCACCTGCGCGGCTCCACCTTCGACTGCATGGTGATGGACCTGAACCTGCCCGACCTGAGCGGCTACGAGCTGCTGCAGCAGATGACCGAGCAGGACGGCGTCTCCTTCCCGCCCGTCATCGTGTACACGGGCCGTGCCCTGTCGCGCGACGAGGAGCAGCAACTGCGCCGGTTCTCCAAGTCCATCATCATCAAGGACGCGCGCTCCCCCGAGCGGCTGCTGGATGAAGTCACACTGTTTCTGCACCAGGTGGAGTCGGAGCTGTCGGCCGAGCACCGCCAGATGCTGCAGGTGGCCCGCAACCGCGAGACCGCCCTGGAAGGCCGCAACGTGCTGGTGGTGGAAGACGATGTGCGCAACGTGTTTGCGCTCTCCAGCATCCTGGAGCCCACCGGCATCCGCGTGGAGATTGCGCGCAACGGCCTGGAGGCCCTGCAGGCGCTGGAGCGCGCCGGCAGCGGCGGCCAGCCCGCCATCGACCTGGTGCTGATGGACATCATGATGCCGGAGATGGACGGCTACACCGCCATGCGCGAGATCCGCAGCCGCCCCGAATGGCGCCGCCTGCCCATCATCGCGCTGACCGCCAAGGCCATGAAAGACGACCAGGAAAAATGCCTGGCCGCCGGGGCCAACGACTACATCGCCAAGCCGCTGGACGTGGAGAAGCTGCTGTCCCTGGTGCGGGTGTGGATGCCCAAGTAG
- a CDS encoding CheR family methyltransferase: MPHRKARTADIEQRLLIDAIYHRYHYDFRGYAQASLKRRLASALVQFDCKTLSQLQDRVLHEPAVFPALLEYLTVQVSDMFRDPSYFQALRQEVVPLLRTYPSLKVWVAGCSAGEEVYSLAILLQEEGLLDRTLIYATDINPHALRAAESGVFDVSRVAAFTENHARSGARSSLSDYYAAAYGRVVFDKGLREHMVFSDHSLATDSVFAEVHLVSCRNVLIYFERDLQDRALGLFRESLCHRGFLGLGSKESLRFSAHTDAFDDFVLEDRIYRKKAGL, encoded by the coding sequence ATGCCGCACCGCAAGGCCCGCACCGCAGACATCGAGCAGCGCCTGCTGATCGACGCGATCTACCACCGCTACCACTACGACTTCCGGGGCTACGCGCAGGCGTCGCTCAAGCGGCGGCTGGCATCGGCGCTGGTGCAGTTTGACTGCAAGACGCTGTCGCAGCTGCAGGACCGCGTGCTGCACGAACCCGCCGTGTTCCCTGCACTGCTCGAATACCTCACCGTGCAGGTGAGCGACATGTTCCGCGACCCGAGTTACTTCCAGGCGCTGCGCCAGGAGGTGGTGCCGCTGCTACGCACCTACCCGTCGCTCAAGGTCTGGGTGGCCGGGTGCAGCGCGGGGGAGGAGGTGTATTCGCTGGCCATCCTGCTGCAGGAAGAAGGCCTGCTGGACCGCACGCTGATCTACGCCACCGACATCAACCCGCACGCGCTGCGCGCCGCCGAGTCGGGCGTGTTCGACGTGTCGCGGGTGGCGGCTTTTACCGAGAACCATGCGCGCTCCGGCGCCCGCAGCTCGTTGTCGGACTACTACGCGGCCGCCTATGGCCGCGTGGTGTTCGACAAGGGGCTGCGTGAGCACATGGTGTTCTCCGACCACAGCCTGGCCACCGACAGCGTGTTCGCCGAAGTCCATCTGGTGTCGTGCCGCAATGTGCTCATCTACTTCGAGCGCGACCTGCAGGACCGCGCCCTGGGGCTGTTCCGCGAGTCGCTGTGCCACCGGGGATTTCTGGGCCTGGGCTCCAAGGAGTCGCTGCGGTTTTCGGCGCACACCGATGCGTTCGACGACTTCGTCCTGGAGGACCGCATCTACCGCAAGAAGGCCGGGCTGTGA
- a CDS encoding chemotaxis protein CheB: MTSADQAPRPIPPGGYAAIVVGGSSGGIDALLELLPALPATLQAAVLVVLHLPRDRRSLLVEIFQPRCALPLREAQDKDGITPGSVSFAPPDYHLLVDTGAQGPHVGLSLDAPVHFSRPSIDVLFESAADHYGPRLVGILLSGANEDGVHGLQAIQAAGGLTIVQHPVSASMPTMPQAAIAALAVDHVLPPEGIARLLADLHQRQQL; the protein is encoded by the coding sequence GTGACCAGTGCCGATCAAGCACCCAGACCGATTCCCCCCGGGGGCTACGCCGCCATCGTGGTGGGCGGGTCCTCGGGCGGTATCGATGCCTTGCTGGAGCTGCTGCCAGCACTGCCCGCCACGCTCCAGGCGGCGGTGCTGGTGGTGCTGCATCTGCCCCGGGACCGGCGCAGCCTGCTGGTGGAGATTTTTCAACCCCGCTGCGCCCTGCCGCTGCGCGAGGCGCAGGACAAGGACGGCATCACGCCAGGATCGGTGAGCTTTGCGCCACCGGATTACCACCTGCTGGTCGATACCGGGGCCCAGGGCCCGCATGTAGGGCTGTCGCTGGACGCGCCCGTGCATTTTTCGCGCCCGTCTATCGACGTGCTGTTCGAGTCGGCGGCAGACCACTACGGACCCCGGCTGGTGGGCATTCTGCTGTCGGGCGCCAACGAAGACGGCGTGCACGGCCTGCAGGCCATTCAGGCAGCGGGCGGCCTCACCATCGTGCAACACCCTGTCAGCGCCAGCATGCCCACCATGCCGCAGGCGGCCATCGCGGCCCTGGCGGTGGACCACGTCCTGCCCCCTGAAGGCATTGCAAGGCTGCTGGCGGACCTGCACCAGCGCCAGCAGCTTTGA